The Diorhabda sublineata isolate icDioSubl1.1 chromosome 6, icDioSubl1.1, whole genome shotgun sequence genome includes a window with the following:
- the LOC130445662 gene encoding histone chaperone asf1, whose translation MAKVQLCNITVMDNPSPFLNPFQFEITFECIEELKEDLEWKMIYVGSAESEEHDQVLDSVFVGPIPEGKHMFVFQADPPNVSRIPENDAIGVTVVLLTCSYKSQEFIRVGYFINNEYSDPEMRENLPSPPQFDKVIRNILASEPRVTRFKINWEETTTQENGTNIDPNMALPSTSTEVENTTPADVPTFNENSNSWATMECS comes from the exons ATGGCAAAAGTTCAGTTGTGTAATATAACAGTTATGGATAATCCCAGTCCATTTTTGAACCCTTTTCAGTTCGAGATAACATTTGAATGTATAGAAGAATTAAAAGAAG ATCTAGAATGGAAAATGATTTACGTAGGTTCAGCTGAAAGTGAAGAACATGATCAAGTCTTAGATTCAGTGTTTGTGGGGCCAATCCCAGAAGGCAAACACATGTTTGTTTTTCAA GCTGATCCTCCAAATGTTTCCCGTATACCAGAAAATGATGCTATAGGGGTTACAGTTGTGCTTTTGACGTGTTCATATAAAAGTCAAGAGTTTATACGTGTTGGATATTTCATTAATAACGAATATAGCGATCCGGAAATGAGAGAGAATTTACCTAGTCCTCCTCAGTTTGATAAG gtGATTCGAAATATTCTTGCATCAGAACCAAGAGTAACaagatttaaaattaattgggaAGAAACGACTACTCAAGAAAACGGAACAAATATAGATCCTAATATGGCATTACCGTCTACATCGACGGAAGTAGAAAATACAACTCCTGCAGATGTTCCAACGTTTAATGAAAACTCGAACTCTTGGGCTACTATGGAATgctcataa